From Cecembia calidifontis, one genomic window encodes:
- a CDS encoding glycerophosphodiester phosphodiesterase has translation MKRIIQIVFFTLLNMNLQAQFSYDLQGHRGSRGIMPENTIPAMIKALDLGATTLELDLAITKDGEVIVSHEPWMNPVICLDPEGNELQNNDRNHNIFQMNYAEVLKYDCGTKFHAGFPQQVKFYVTKPRLEDLIDVAEKYVSDFNLPLPNYNVEIKSLPEGDGIYHPNPAAFSEKVVSLLLKKLPVERFNIQSFDFRVLQYIHKTYPEITLAMLVDNAGKWEEQLKELGFRPDIYSPYFSALTKDAVAEIHGKGMKVIPWTVNKTEQMNELLDMGVDGIITDYPNLAPRR, from the coding sequence ATGAAACGAATAATCCAGATCGTCTTTTTCACTTTACTTAATATGAATCTACAGGCCCAATTCAGTTATGACCTTCAAGGACACCGCGGTTCCCGGGGGATCATGCCTGAAAACACCATTCCTGCAATGATTAAAGCCCTGGATTTAGGGGCAACAACCCTGGAACTTGACTTGGCCATAACCAAAGATGGTGAAGTGATTGTATCCCATGAGCCATGGATGAACCCTGTGATCTGTTTAGATCCGGAGGGAAATGAACTGCAAAACAACGACAGAAATCATAATATTTTTCAGATGAATTATGCTGAGGTATTGAAATATGATTGTGGAACCAAATTCCATGCAGGTTTTCCCCAACAGGTAAAATTCTATGTTACAAAACCAAGATTGGAAGACTTGATTGATGTGGCAGAAAAATATGTCAGTGATTTTAATCTGCCTTTGCCGAATTATAATGTGGAAATCAAAAGTTTGCCGGAAGGCGATGGGATTTATCACCCCAATCCCGCAGCGTTTTCGGAAAAGGTTGTTTCCTTATTACTGAAAAAACTTCCCGTCGAAAGGTTTAACATCCAATCTTTTGATTTTAGGGTTCTCCAGTATATCCACAAAACATATCCGGAAATCACGCTGGCCATGTTGGTGGATAATGCAGGGAAATGGGAGGAACAGTTAAAAGAACTGGGGTTTCGCCCGGATATTTATTCGCCTTATTTTTCAGCACTTACCAAGGATGCCGTTGCTGAAATTCACGGTAAAGGAATGAAAGTCATTCCCTGGACTGTGAACAAAACAGAACAAATGAATGAGCTTTTGGATATGGGGGTGGATGGAATCATAACGGATTATCCTAATTTAGCCCCTCGACGATAA
- the rimO gene encoding 30S ribosomal protein S12 methylthiotransferase RimO, protein MKARTLKKDKVNIITMGCSKNLVDSEVLLTQLQGNGIDASHESNSKDNNIIIINTCGFIDNAKQESIDTILQYVDAKERGLVDKVYVTGCLSQRYKEDLEKEIPQVDAYFGTRDLPALLKKFKADYKHELVGERLLTHNAHYAYMKISEGCDRPCSFCAIPLMRGGHISRPIEELVKEAQHKAANGTKELLLIAQDSTYYGLDLYKKRKLADLMRALSDVEGIEWIRLHYAFPTGFPMDVIEVMKERPNICNYLDIPLQHGSSSVLKTMRRGTTREKQEELIHSIRDLIPEIAIRTTLITGHPGEGEAEFQEMVDFVERMKFERLGVFTYSHEENTHAFSMEDSTPDEVKQERANHLMEIQEQISFDLNQQKIGKEFKVLIDKKENGYFVGRTEYDSVEVDNEVLIDASRYYCRIGDFVQAKITDATEFDLYGDVV, encoded by the coding sequence GTGAAAGCGAGAACATTAAAAAAAGATAAGGTCAATATCATTACCATGGGTTGTTCCAAAAACCTGGTAGACTCAGAAGTATTGTTGACCCAATTACAGGGCAATGGTATTGATGCCAGTCATGAATCCAACAGTAAGGACAATAATATTATCATCATCAATACCTGTGGATTTATAGACAATGCCAAACAAGAATCTATAGATACCATTCTTCAATATGTAGATGCCAAAGAGAGAGGACTGGTTGACAAGGTATATGTTACCGGTTGCCTTTCCCAACGATACAAGGAAGATCTCGAAAAAGAAATCCCTCAGGTGGATGCCTATTTCGGGACAAGAGACCTTCCTGCACTTTTGAAAAAATTTAAAGCTGACTATAAACATGAGCTGGTGGGGGAGCGATTGCTTACGCATAATGCCCATTATGCCTACATGAAAATTTCTGAAGGCTGTGACCGCCCTTGTTCATTCTGTGCAATTCCGCTCATGCGTGGAGGCCATATATCCAGACCTATTGAGGAATTGGTCAAAGAGGCCCAGCATAAGGCTGCCAATGGCACCAAGGAGTTGTTATTGATCGCCCAGGATTCCACCTATTATGGTCTGGATTTGTACAAAAAAAGAAAATTGGCAGACCTGATGCGTGCGCTTTCAGATGTCGAAGGCATTGAATGGATCCGCCTGCATTATGCTTTTCCCACTGGTTTTCCCATGGATGTCATTGAGGTCATGAAAGAGCGTCCCAATATCTGTAACTACCTGGATATTCCACTGCAACATGGCTCCTCTTCAGTCTTGAAAACCATGAGGAGGGGAACCACCAGAGAAAAGCAAGAAGAATTGATCCATTCCATCCGTGATCTTATTCCAGAAATTGCCATTAGAACCACCCTGATTACAGGTCACCCAGGAGAAGGTGAGGCTGAATTCCAGGAAATGGTGGACTTTGTGGAAAGAATGAAGTTCGAAAGACTCGGTGTATTTACTTACTCCCATGAGGAAAATACGCATGCATTTTCCATGGAGGACAGTACGCCTGATGAAGTCAAACAGGAAAGGGCCAATCACTTGATGGAAATCCAGGAGCAAATTTCATTCGATCTCAATCAGCAAAAGATCGGTAAGGAATTTAAGGTCCTTATCGATAAGAAAGAAAACGGATATTTTGTTGGTCGTACCGAGTATGATTCTGTGGAAGTGGACAATGAGGTGTTGATTGATGCTTCCAGGTATTATTGTAGGATAGGGGATTTTGTACAAGCGAAGATTACCGATGCCACAGAGTTTGACCTTTATGGAGATGTGGTTTGA
- a CDS encoding glycosyltransferase family 4 protein: MVILLTLVTAFLIGFLAMPVLIGAFKKFQVVDKPGGRKIHKNDTPSMGGIVIVFSVLLTAFLWLDVSNLMEIRYVIAAFALMFFVGLRDDLVELSPFQKLGGQSVAAFMVVFMADIRISGLYGFLGIYELPLVLSYAITFISILALTNAFNLIDGLDGLAATISVLTFGFLAWWFNVIGMPSFGMFSLIIAGSVLGFLVFNWHPAKIFMGDTGSLSLGFALSLLTVLFIDTNGTMAPESPWKFNAPIASGIALMIVPIYDTTRIFTRRIRRGRSPFSPDKNHVHHFLMRMGLTHDKVSITLGVIKLFFIALIFIGSAYSDYVMLPLIVCTALLFGSRLDSLTLKRVKEKAKNSPPILGKKYKALNRKPLVKNQFTEHFHISDN, from the coding sequence ATGGTTATTTTGTTGACTTTGGTAACGGCCTTTTTAATTGGCTTTTTGGCAATGCCCGTGTTGATCGGGGCTTTCAAAAAATTTCAGGTAGTTGATAAACCCGGTGGAAGGAAGATCCATAAAAATGACACACCTTCTATGGGAGGGATTGTAATTGTATTTTCTGTTTTATTAACAGCGTTTCTTTGGCTGGATGTTTCTAATCTAATGGAAATTAGGTATGTTATTGCAGCTTTTGCTTTGATGTTTTTTGTAGGTTTGAGAGATGATTTAGTTGAACTTTCACCTTTTCAAAAATTAGGCGGTCAATCCGTGGCTGCATTTATGGTGGTATTCATGGCCGATATAAGGATTTCTGGGCTTTATGGTTTTTTAGGGATTTATGAATTACCGCTGGTATTAAGCTATGCCATTACATTTATCTCCATTTTGGCTTTGACCAATGCTTTTAATTTGATTGATGGTTTGGATGGCTTGGCGGCTACCATCAGTGTTTTGACTTTTGGTTTTTTAGCATGGTGGTTCAATGTAATTGGAATGCCTTCTTTTGGTATGTTTTCCCTGATTATAGCTGGTTCTGTCCTTGGGTTTTTGGTATTCAACTGGCATCCTGCCAAAATATTCATGGGAGATACAGGTTCTCTAAGTTTAGGTTTTGCTCTTTCATTATTGACTGTTCTGTTTATAGATACAAATGGCACCATGGCACCTGAATCACCATGGAAATTCAATGCCCCAATTGCTTCCGGAATCGCCCTGATGATTGTTCCTATTTACGACACAACTAGGATTTTCACCAGAAGGATAAGAAGAGGAAGGTCCCCATTTTCTCCAGACAAAAACCATGTCCACCATTTTTTAATGAGAATGGGGCTAACACATGATAAGGTTTCCATCACATTAGGGGTTATCAAGCTTTTCTTTATTGCATTGATTTTTATAGGATCAGCCTATTCAGATTATGTAATGTTACCATTGATTGTTTGTACTGCTTTGCTTTTTGGATCAAGATTGGATTCCCTCACTTTAAAAAGAGTAAAAGAAAAAGCCAAAAATTCACCGCCTATATTGGGTAAAAAATATAAGGCATTAAATAGAAAGCCCTTGGTCAAAAATCAATTTACTGAACATTTTCATATTTCGGATAATTAG
- a CDS encoding IS30 family transposase → MNKFKHLSQEQRYQIEALFRNGTSQTKIAAIIGVNKSTVSRELQRNTGKRGRYSGEYKAAVAQNRTDERHRLKRKRIKFTESLKEEARKFLVVDKLSPELISVTWKKQGKEGVCHETLYNWIFTAKKSSHWRYRRDRELYKNLRHGKRKRKRGNYRHTRGIIRERVPIDQRPPVVEKRQRIGDIEVDLMMGKNHKSALLVLVDRATLVTTIEKLDGKNADIIEQKIAKRIQRIGASFFKSITFDNDMAFANHYKIRDKFNIPTFFTRPYTSQDKGTVENRIGLIRAFLPKGTDLNQISREQIQNIETKINNRPIRKFNYLSPIECLMKKLGVAFMT, encoded by the coding sequence ATGAATAAATTTAAACATCTCAGCCAGGAACAAAGGTACCAAATAGAGGCTTTATTTAGAAACGGAACTTCCCAGACCAAAATCGCTGCGATTATCGGTGTCAACAAAAGTACTGTATCCAGAGAACTTCAAAGAAATACCGGCAAGAGGGGCCGTTATAGCGGTGAATATAAGGCTGCAGTTGCCCAGAACCGTACAGACGAAAGACATAGACTCAAGAGAAAGCGAATCAAATTTACCGAGTCCCTTAAAGAAGAGGCCCGCAAATTCCTTGTTGTTGACAAATTGAGCCCAGAGCTAATATCGGTCACCTGGAAGAAACAAGGTAAAGAAGGGGTTTGTCATGAGACACTCTACAACTGGATATTTACTGCCAAAAAAAGTAGCCATTGGAGATACCGAAGGGACAGGGAGCTTTACAAGAATCTCCGGCATGGTAAAAGAAAGCGTAAGAGAGGTAATTACAGGCATACCAGAGGAATTATCAGGGAGAGAGTTCCAATTGACCAAAGGCCTCCTGTAGTTGAAAAAAGACAAAGGATAGGAGATATTGAAGTAGACCTTATGATGGGGAAAAACCACAAATCAGCTCTTTTGGTACTGGTGGACAGGGCAACCTTGGTTACTACCATAGAGAAACTTGATGGTAAAAATGCAGATATCATTGAACAGAAAATAGCAAAGAGAATACAGAGAATTGGTGCTTCGTTCTTCAAATCAATCACTTTCGATAATGATATGGCATTCGCAAACCATTATAAAATCAGAGATAAATTCAATATCCCAACATTCTTTACAAGACCATACACTTCACAGGATAAAGGAACAGTGGAAAACAGAATCGGACTTATCAGGGCTTTCCTGCCAAAGGGTACTGACCTCAATCAAATCTCTCGGGAACAGATCCAAAATATAGAAACCAAAATCAATAACAGGCCAATAAGAAAGTTTAATTATCTTAGTCCTATCGAATGTCTAATGAAAAAATTAGGCGTTGCATTTATGACTTGA